The Acetomicrobium flavidum genome window below encodes:
- a CDS encoding glycosyltransferase family 9 protein has product MRCLIVKTGETELLRDSKIEGISDGEVFRSGVLLSRLLQRHDVYWYGAPKKLQALFPPQHNLHFVDSFEDIGEPDVVFYLERTDIPLPDKWKSKVRGFYLDGDHWRTNPRVPELEDIIYSTGRKVRLSHAHWLYKLCGMTWSGEPYWSYLRIGVGERRKVPLIGLNPRVGLKWSQKAWPMERWWSLAKKLQNQGYEVTWQPGGTMQSYVDWIYDLDLLISVDTLGLHIALGGRVPVIGLFGPTYPTEIPRWGVGLWLWERSGKMAHSVDRVFNVARNYLGAIRGGYIKGQYDISLSNK; this is encoded by the coding sequence ATGCGTTGTTTAATCGTAAAGACGGGGGAAACGGAGTTATTGCGGGATTCAAAGATCGAGGGCATCTCCGATGGGGAGGTATTTAGGAGCGGGGTGCTGCTTTCGCGCCTACTGCAGCGACATGATGTATATTGGTATGGGGCTCCCAAGAAACTTCAAGCCCTCTTTCCTCCACAACACAACTTGCACTTCGTAGATTCCTTCGAAGACATCGGGGAGCCAGATGTTGTATTTTATCTGGAAAGGACAGATATACCCCTTCCAGATAAGTGGAAATCAAAAGTGCGGGGCTTTTATTTGGATGGAGACCATTGGCGCACCAATCCACGGGTACCAGAACTGGAAGATATCATTTACTCCACGGGGAGAAAAGTCCGCCTTTCCCATGCTCATTGGCTTTACAAGCTTTGCGGCATGACGTGGAGTGGGGAACCTTACTGGTCTTACCTGCGCATAGGTGTGGGCGAGAGGCGCAAGGTTCCGCTTATAGGGTTAAATCCAAGGGTGGGGCTCAAGTGGTCCCAAAAGGCATGGCCTATGGAACGATGGTGGAGCTTAGCCAAAAAACTTCAAAATCAAGGTTATGAAGTAACGTGGCAACCGGGTGGCACCATGCAAAGTTATGTCGATTGGATTTACGATTTGGATTTACTGATAAGCGTGGATACTCTAGGCCTTCATATAGCACTGGGGGGGAGAGTCCCGGTAATCGGGCTCTTTGGTCCGACATACCCTACGGAAATACCTAGGTGGGGAGTGGGCCTTTGGCTGTGGGAACGTTCCGGTAAAATGGCTCACTCCGTAGATAGGGTGTTTAATGTCGCGAGAAACTACCTGGGGGCTATCAGGGGCGGTTATATAAAGGGGCAATATGATATATCACTATCAAACAAGTAA
- a CDS encoding metal-dependent hydrolase: protein MARVTYLGHAAFYIEGEGIKALIDPFLSGNPSSAWKPASITDLNYIFVTHGHDDHIGDTVQIAKNTGATVIANAEISTYLASKGLKCHSMHIGGRFAFPFGRVKLTPAWHGSGIAEGDKMLYGGTPCGFLIEVEGKKLYHAGDTGLTMEMKLLEHEKVDLAMLPIGGNYVMDIDDAVRAVEFIKPRKVIPMHYGTFPVIKADPQEFKAKVGSLAEVIILEPGQSYEI, encoded by the coding sequence GTGGCCAGAGTGACATATTTAGGACATGCTGCTTTTTATATAGAAGGAGAGGGCATTAAGGCTTTAATTGATCCTTTTCTGTCCGGTAATCCATCCAGTGCGTGGAAGCCGGCAAGCATCACGGATTTAAATTACATATTCGTAACCCATGGTCATGATGATCATATAGGCGATACCGTTCAAATTGCGAAAAATACCGGTGCAACCGTTATAGCAAACGCCGAAATATCGACCTATTTAGCCTCGAAGGGACTGAAGTGTCACAGCATGCACATAGGAGGCAGGTTTGCCTTTCCATTTGGACGTGTCAAGCTTACTCCGGCATGGCATGGCTCCGGAATAGCCGAAGGCGATAAGATGCTTTACGGGGGGACTCCCTGCGGATTTCTGATAGAGGTGGAGGGGAAAAAGTTGTACCATGCGGGCGATACAGGTCTTACCATGGAGATGAAGCTTCTTGAGCATGAAAAAGTAGACCTTGCCATGTTGCCCATAGGCGGAAACTACGTGATGGACATAGACGATGCCGTCAGAGCCGTCGAGTTCATTAAACCTAGAAAGGTAATCCCGATGCACTACGGGACTTTTCCGGTGATAAAGGCAGATCCGCAGGAGTTTAAGGCGAAAGTTGGATCTTTGGCCGAGGTTATAATCTTAGAGCCGGGCCAAAGCTACGAAATTTAG
- a CDS encoding B12-binding domain-containing radical SAM protein — translation MKVALISPGKDDYYAKRLKSALKLPPLTLSTIAALIKPGIEVALVDEHVEPINYDDPYDLVGITVMTSVAPRAYKIADEFRARGAKVILGGPHPSALPQEAIKHCDAVVIGEAEGAWQRLIDDFEKGDLKQFYSNEHLPSLENLPEPRRDLYKKGAYYLENTIQISRGCPFGCSFCSVSNFFGNTYRHRPVGDVVREISHMKGKLIAFMDDNIIGDPKHSKELFKALIPYGKKWVGQSSFNIVEDKELLGLAQKSGCVGLFIGLESISEASMKEIGKPQNKIKKFKEGLKILHDHGIMVMGAFIFGFDSDDRDVFKRTLDFALDSKLDLAQFSVLTPLPGTKLYEKLSLENRIIDKDWSKYDFGNAVFRPAQMTAEELEKGNGWAWRQFYSHGSILKRVFGMKYELHRYLLYFVPILTLNLSFRKALNFEAKMSKLSLGSLN, via the coding sequence ATGAAAGTAGCTTTGATATCTCCAGGCAAGGACGATTACTACGCCAAGCGGTTAAAAAGCGCGTTGAAACTCCCTCCCTTAACCTTAAGCACCATAGCCGCTTTAATTAAACCAGGCATAGAGGTCGCATTAGTCGATGAACATGTCGAACCCATAAACTATGATGACCCCTACGATCTGGTCGGCATAACAGTTATGACCTCCGTGGCCCCAAGGGCATACAAAATCGCCGACGAATTCAGAGCCCGAGGAGCCAAAGTCATATTGGGAGGCCCGCATCCTTCCGCGCTTCCTCAGGAAGCGATAAAACACTGCGATGCGGTAGTCATTGGAGAGGCCGAGGGTGCCTGGCAGAGGCTCATCGATGATTTTGAAAAGGGTGACCTAAAGCAATTTTATTCTAACGAACATCTTCCAAGCCTGGAAAATTTACCTGAACCACGAAGGGATCTGTACAAAAAAGGAGCCTACTACCTCGAAAACACAATCCAGATCAGCAGAGGTTGTCCCTTTGGATGCTCCTTTTGTTCTGTTTCGAACTTCTTTGGCAATACCTACCGCCACAGACCCGTAGGAGATGTTGTTCGGGAGATAAGCCACATGAAGGGAAAATTGATCGCATTCATGGACGACAACATCATCGGTGATCCCAAGCATAGCAAGGAGCTGTTCAAGGCCCTCATCCCCTACGGCAAAAAGTGGGTTGGGCAAAGTTCCTTTAACATCGTCGAGGATAAAGAATTGCTGGGGCTCGCACAAAAAAGCGGTTGCGTGGGGCTTTTCATCGGCCTTGAGAGCATTTCGGAAGCAAGCATGAAGGAGATAGGCAAACCTCAGAACAAAATTAAAAAATTTAAGGAAGGGTTAAAGATATTACATGATCACGGAATAATGGTCATGGGAGCCTTTATCTTTGGCTTCGACAGCGACGACAGGGACGTCTTTAAAAGGACACTGGATTTCGCACTTGATTCCAAGCTGGACTTAGCTCAATTCAGCGTCCTGACGCCCTTGCCCGGAACCAAACTATACGAGAAGCTGTCCCTCGAAAACCGCATCATCGACAAGGACTGGTCCAAATATGACTTTGGAAATGCTGTTTTCAGGCCCGCCCAGATGACGGCAGAGGAGCTTGAGAAGGGCAATGGATGGGCATGGAGACAATTTTATTCTCACGGCTCGATCTTAAAGAGAGTTTTTGGAATGAAGTATGAACTTCATAGATATTTACTCTATTTTGTACCGATTTTAACGCTCAACCTTAGCTTTAGAAAGGCCCTTAATTTTGAAGCAAAAATGTCCAAACTATCGCTTGGATCATTGAATTGA